Proteins from one Melospiza melodia melodia isolate bMelMel2 chromosome 18, bMelMel2.pri, whole genome shotgun sequence genomic window:
- the MED9 gene encoding mediator of RNA polymerase II transcription subunit 9: MASGPAGRAAEEPPPPEPPAEQKPPPLPPAQEEFSFLPLVHDIIKCMDKDSQDVHQVLNELKNKFQEMRKLISSMPGIGVSPEQQQQQLQNLREQVRTKNELLQKYKSLCMFEIPKE; the protein is encoded by the exons ATGGCGTCCGGGCCCGCGGGCCGCGCCGctgaggagccgccgccgccggagcCGCCCGCCGAGCAgaagccgccgccgctgccgcccgcgCAGGAGGAGTTCTCCTTCCTGCCCCTCGTCCACGACATCATCAAATG CATGGACAAGGACAGCCAGGATGTTCACCAGGTACTGAATGAGCTCAAGAACAAGTTCCAGGAGATGAGGAAGCTGATCAGCTCCATGCCTGGCATCGGGgtgagcccagagcagcagcagcagcagctgcagaaccTGCGGGAGCAGGTCCGGACCAAGAACGAGCTGCTGCAGAAGTACAAGAGCCTTTGCATGTTTGAAATCCCCAAGGAGTAG